Proteins encoded by one window of Acidimicrobiia bacterium:
- a CDS encoding organic hydroperoxide resistance protein — MPDVLYTAHAHVTGGRDGHGRSTDGELDVDLRIPKEMGGVGGGTNPEELFAVGYAACFESALGVVARRRHLHAGEVTIESAVSLLPTGDGGFTLAVTLDVAVPSVADRETSAELVREAHQACPYSNATRDNIDVTLLLGGEPI, encoded by the coding sequence ATGCCCGACGTTCTCTACACCGCACACGCGCACGTCACCGGCGGGCGCGACGGGCACGGTCGTAGCACCGACGGCGAGCTGGACGTGGACCTGCGCATACCCAAGGAGATGGGGGGCGTCGGTGGTGGGACGAACCCCGAGGAGTTGTTCGCGGTCGGGTACGCGGCGTGTTTCGAAAGTGCCCTCGGTGTCGTCGCTCGCCGCCGCCATCTGCACGCGGGTGAGGTCACGATCGAGTCGGCGGTGAGCCTGTTGCCGACCGGCGACGGAGGCTTCACCCTCGCCGTCACGCTCGACGTGGCGGTGCCGTCAGTCGCGGATCGGGAGACGTCCGCAGAACTCGTCCGAGAAGCGCATCAGGCGTGCCCATATTCCAACGCCACCCGAGACAACATCGACGTCACCCTTCTGCTAGGGGGCGAGCCGATCTGA
- the ygiD gene encoding 4,5-DOPA dioxygenase extradiol — protein MRATTLVPAAFFGHGTPMNALDRNRYTDAWRVFGAEVPRPRAILVVSAHWYINASAVTAMLWPKTIHDFYGFPDELFAVEYPAPGDPELAEEVAELVRPTWVGIDTDSWGLDHGTWSVLVHAFPAADIPVVQLSINATKPFDYHLELGAALAPLRERGVLIMGSGNVVHNLGRIDWNQPDTGFDWARGFDEVAAAIVTGAPSELGSLQHHDDFAMAAPTPDHFIPLLYLAGLASAANQTADLLIEGYAMGSLSMASYTLGCHDLVPDGHGGAPALPQVPPDETNI, from the coding sequence GTGCGAGCGACGACTCTCGTCCCCGCGGCGTTCTTCGGTCATGGCACGCCGATGAATGCTCTGGATCGCAACCGTTACACCGACGCCTGGCGCGTGTTCGGTGCCGAGGTGCCGCGGCCGCGGGCGATCCTGGTGGTGTCGGCGCACTGGTACATCAATGCGTCCGCAGTCACGGCGATGCTCTGGCCGAAGACGATCCACGACTTCTACGGCTTCCCCGACGAGCTGTTCGCGGTCGAATACCCGGCGCCGGGCGACCCAGAACTCGCCGAAGAGGTCGCGGAGCTCGTGCGGCCCACCTGGGTCGGGATCGACACGGACAGCTGGGGCCTCGACCACGGCACCTGGTCGGTGCTCGTGCACGCCTTCCCGGCTGCCGACATCCCGGTCGTGCAGCTCTCGATCAACGCGACAAAACCATTCGACTACCACCTCGAGCTCGGCGCTGCGCTTGCGCCGTTGCGGGAACGGGGTGTGCTGATCATGGGGAGCGGGAACGTCGTGCACAACCTGGGCCGTATCGACTGGAACCAACCCGACACGGGGTTCGACTGGGCTCGGGGATTCGACGAGGTCGCCGCGGCGATCGTGACCGGTGCACCTTCAGAGCTTGGGTCGCTCCAGCACCACGACGACTTCGCGATGGCAGCGCCGACGCCGGACCATTTCATCCCGCTGCTGTACTTAGCCGGCCTGGCGTCGGCCGCGAACCAGACCGCAGACCTCCTCATCGAGGGCTACGCGATGGGGTCACTCTCCATGGCGTCGTACACGCTCGGCTGCCATGACCTCGTGCCCGACGGGCACGGTGGGGCACCCGCGCTACCGCAGGTCCCGCCCGATGAGACCAACATCTGA
- a CDS encoding HEAT repeat domain-containing protein, giving the protein MRLGRELDAARARVVERGLTAEAVGQLTSVVAGLSLEALAAVKQQLKRFFSDQPWTQDDDEALADAVGPGAGDGRHELAPGLTLAWGWEEDRFRLRVQGDSPTGPERDDPSGSKLSQTFDGPVVPEATPSPRTIRFGTPPLHSGPSRSYDSATAAAADPHVARIFADFEAVTNVLVGPAFVAVTISRPDRWETLLGPILRAVTDEFIRDDPGSPAGPEPPVTRSVDVGSQDQAPPGSRRLERAWAELGTLRAEQAVDLERILEASRDAPPARRQVAAALLADAPPEAAAPAWQRLLGDPSRMVRRSVLDAVTGASRQELRPLLEQALDDTDAWVRWKALRGIAALGAQLSRTAVEAHATDPDFRVRLEAAQVIASL; this is encoded by the coding sequence ATGCGGCTTGGTCGCGAGCTGGATGCGGCCCGGGCGCGGGTTGTGGAGCGTGGCCTCACCGCTGAGGCGGTCGGCCAGCTCACTTCGGTGGTGGCGGGCCTGTCGCTGGAGGCTCTGGCGGCGGTGAAGCAACAGCTGAAGCGCTTCTTTTCGGATCAGCCGTGGACCCAGGACGACGACGAGGCCCTCGCCGATGCCGTGGGGCCCGGCGCGGGCGACGGACGCCACGAACTCGCGCCCGGGCTGACGCTGGCCTGGGGCTGGGAGGAGGACCGGTTCCGGCTGCGGGTCCAAGGCGACAGCCCCACTGGGCCGGAGCGTGACGACCCCTCGGGCAGCAAGCTGAGCCAGACCTTCGACGGGCCGGTCGTCCCCGAGGCGACTCCCAGCCCGCGCACGATTCGGTTTGGGACTCCGCCCCTGCACAGCGGGCCAAGCCGCTCCTACGATTCGGCCACCGCCGCAGCCGCCGATCCGCACGTGGCCCGGATCTTCGCGGACTTCGAGGCGGTGACGAACGTGCTCGTCGGTCCCGCCTTCGTTGCGGTGACCATCTCGCGTCCTGACCGCTGGGAGACCCTGCTCGGGCCCATCCTGCGCGCCGTCACCGACGAGTTCATCCGCGACGACCCTGGCTCGCCAGCCGGGCCTGAGCCGCCGGTGACCCGCTCGGTGGACGTCGGTTCCCAGGATCAAGCACCCCCCGGGTCGCGGCGGCTCGAGCGCGCCTGGGCCGAGCTCGGGACCCTGCGCGCCGAGCAAGCCGTTGACCTCGAACGCATCCTGGAGGCGTCGCGCGACGCCCCGCCGGCCCGTCGACAAGTCGCCGCCGCGCTCCTGGCCGACGCCCCACCGGAGGCCGCAGCCCCGGCATGGCAGCGCCTGCTCGGGGACCCGAGCCGCATGGTGCGACGCAGCGTGCTCGACGCCGTCACCGGCGCCAGCCGCCAGGAGTTGCGCCCGCTCCTCGAGCAGGCCCTCGACGACACCGACGCCTGGGTCCGCTGGAAAGCCCTCCGGGGCATCGCCGCACTCGGTGCCCAACTGAGCCGGACTGCGGTCGAGGCCCACGCCACGGACCCCGACTTTCGCGTCCGCCTCGAAGCCGCGCAGGTGATCGCCAGCCTTTGA